One genomic segment of Phyllopteryx taeniolatus isolate TA_2022b chromosome 12, UOR_Ptae_1.2, whole genome shotgun sequence includes these proteins:
- the LOC133486790 gene encoding trichohyalin-like — translation MEKTQWEEKQDVKNKVWKSSPREQLEEPAGGTSEEQQGEKEGEHLPPASSGQFGNNTINTLEFGLGGKDVETVESQEGQMRSRKNKFENVRKQKKEESDARLTKSHIEDKQTKKNATDTQEHSTLTSAKKKRGIKKRENSETRTKEAANEAKGRQEETTRRRRRAKLENKDDDLNVPSHKQLEDGLEKEEVATEQETCDALDIKSPKSFTNETKADTSVEDDTERLSSDDKHNPDSSVQSVSFQRSPLVSLGTNVRSSPGSSCEGLSADRRVLTSSQGQLSSSCSTVMVTEEQLMLNLVKTEASRRNEEEKARRQAERADIQRQELERRREQEEEERMRLQEERKRTKDNMRTELEEERRRRVEHLRLRKLAEEEVRRRREEEEQERAGREQAERERVRRRQEERRRQMERLQKMREEEEGRRKAEVERLHLEEQRRQEEECKRLQEMDASERDKYLAMKEREEEDRRTKEEEHRMREEEQALRAVEESRVEAELLARHMTQLQQKTAFKRGLLLEAEGMEQSQGISRPWVYSYFTLLQLPDLKPTKTYESITP, via the exons ATGGAAAAAACACAGTGGGAAGAGAAACAAGATGTTAAAAACAAAGTGTGGAAATCTTCACCAAGGGAACAATTGGAGGAGCCTGCAGGAGGCACCAGTGAGGAGCAGCAAGGGGAAAAGGAGGGTGAACATCTGCCACCAGCCAGTTCAGGACAGTTTGGGAACAACACAATTAACACCCTGGAATTTGGACTCGG AGGGAAGGATGTGGAAACTGTCGAGTCACAAGAAGGACAAATGCGATCCAGGAAGAACAAGTTTGAAAATGTGAGGAAGCAAAAGAAAGAAGAGAGTGACGCTCGTCTGACTAAAAGCCACATAGAAGACAAGCAAACCAAGAAAAACGCAACAGACACACAAGAACATTCTACACTAACATCTGCG aaaaagaagagaGGCATCAAGAAAAGAGAGAACAGTGAGACGAGGACAAAGGAAGCAGCAAATGAAGCAAAAGGAAGACAGGAAGAGACGACCAGAAGAAGACGACGGGCGAAGCTAGAAAACAAAGATG ATGATCTTAATGTTCCCTCACATAAACAACTAGAAGATGGTCTGGAGAAAGAGGAGGTGGCAACCGAACAGGAAACATGCGACGCACTTGACATAAAATCCCCCAAAAGCTTCACCAACGAAACAAAAGCTGACACCAGTGTAGAAGACGACACTGAGCGCCTTTCCAGTGATGACAAACACAACCCTGACAGCAGCGTCCAATCAGTTAGTTTCCAAAGGTCTCCACTTGTGTCCTTGGGCACCAATGTGAGGAGCTCACCGGGATCTTCCTGTGAGGGTCTATCGGCCGATAGGAGGGTCCTCACATCCTCTCAAGGTCAACTGTCATCATCGTGCTCCACCGTCATGGTAACCGAGGAGCAGCTGATGTTGAACCTGGTAAAGACCGAG GCCTCCAGAAGGAATGAGGAAGAGAAGGCTCGTCGTCAGGCCGAGAGAGCCGATATACAGAGGCAAGAATTGGAGAGAAGGAGGgagcaagaggaggaagaaaggaTGCGGCTGCAAGAGGAGAGGAAGCGGACAAAGGACAACATGAGGACCGAGCTGGAGGAGGAACGGAGAAGGAGAGTTGAACATCTCCG ACTGAGGAAACTTGCAGAGGAGGAGGTGAGGAGGAGgcgcgaggaggaggagcaggagcgAGCTGGACGGGAACAAGCGGAGCGAGAGAGGGTGAGGAGGCGTCAAGAGGAGAGGAGGCGACAGATGGAGCGATTGCAGAAGatgagagaggaggaggaagggaggaGGAAAG CGGAAGTGGAGCGACTCCACCTGGAGGAGCAGAGGAGACAGGAAGAGGAGTGCAAACGCTTGCAGGAGATGGACGCGAGTGAGAGAGACAAGTACCTCGCTATGAAGGagcgggaggaggaggacaggaGGACCAAAGAGGAAGAGCACCGAATGAGGGAAGAAGAACAAGCTTTGAGGGCTGTAGAAGAGTCCAGGGTGGAGGCAGAGCTACTCGCCAG GCACATGACGCAGTTGCAGCAGAAGACGGCCTTCAAAAGGGGCCTGCTGCTGGAGGCCGAGGGGATGGAACAATCGCAGGGGATCTCCAGGCCGTGGGTCTACTCCTATTTCACTTTGTTACAGCTACCGGACCTGAAGCCTACTAAAACGTATGAGAGCATAACACCGTGA